The following proteins come from a genomic window of Mucinivorans hirudinis:
- a CDS encoding Similar to glycogen synthase — MSNRKILYICPEVTPYLPQTHISTICRFLPQAVQEAGNEVRVFMPRFGNINERRNQLHEVIRLSGLNLIIDDTDHQLIIKVASIPGARMQIYFIDNEDFFSRKATEKDSEEQSFADNDERMMFFARGVLETVKKLRWSPSIVHCHGWFSLFAPMYLKKIFKDDPIFNKAKVILSLYNNNFEGTLDPAIKNKIKQEGIKVGELTNLEEPTYLNLHKFAMQYSDGVVFAHPDVDKDLAEYIISTGKTTLEYHDNELFTPAYTEFYEQILSK; from the coding sequence ATGAGCAACCGCAAAATTCTCTACATCTGCCCAGAAGTAACCCCATACCTTCCTCAGACTCATATTTCGACAATTTGTCGTTTCCTGCCTCAGGCTGTACAGGAGGCGGGTAACGAGGTTCGGGTGTTTATGCCCCGCTTCGGTAACATCAATGAGAGACGTAATCAACTGCACGAGGTTATCCGCCTATCGGGTCTGAACCTCATAATAGACGATACCGACCACCAGTTGATAATTAAAGTAGCATCCATACCGGGTGCTCGTATGCAGATATACTTTATCGACAACGAAGATTTTTTCTCTCGCAAGGCTACCGAGAAAGATAGTGAAGAACAATCGTTTGCAGATAACGATGAGAGGATGATGTTCTTCGCACGAGGAGTGCTGGAGACGGTCAAAAAGTTACGTTGGTCACCAAGTATTGTCCATTGTCACGGTTGGTTCTCCCTCTTTGCACCGATGTACCTCAAAAAAATATTCAAGGATGACCCAATCTTCAATAAGGCAAAGGTTATCCTCTCGCTCTACAACAATAATTTTGAGGGCACACTAGACCCCGCCATCAAAAATAAAATCAAGCAGGAGGGAATTAAAGTGGGAGAATTGACAAATCTCGAGGAGCCCACCTATCTGAATCTGCACAAATTTGCAATGCAATATAGCGACGGAGTTGTCTTCGCCCACCCCGATGTGGACAAAGATTTGGCGGAATATATAATATCCACCGGCAAAACTACGTTGGAATATCACGACAATGAGTTGTTTACCCCCGCATATACAGAATTTTATGAACAAATACTCAGCAAGTAG